In the Harmonia axyridis chromosome 3, icHarAxyr1.1, whole genome shotgun sequence genome, one interval contains:
- the LOC123674541 gene encoding uncharacterized protein LOC123674541 produces MVAIKIFLSLALVYLCSAAELKCRTCMDSEDPGCDVSEVISCSEQTVKAISNFCPGFIDRAMVGLPFTCLNVYYNPDQYTLRRYQGCFHRFNDGSDMCTVLKEVCPQHIICRNGTVSTQVSHHQKQAPYWIKIN; encoded by the exons ATGGTGGCCATCAAAATATTCCTATCACTGGCTCTAGTGTATCTTTGTTCAGCAGCTG AACTTAAATGCCGAACATGCATGGACAGTGAAGACCCCGGATGTGACGTTAGTGAAGTAATTTCTTGTTCTGAACAGACCGTGAAAGCAATCTCAAACTTCTGTCCAGGTTTTATTGATAGAGCTATGGTGGGACTTCCTTTTACATGCTTGAATGTATACTATAATCCAG ACCAATATACTCTTCGCAGATATCAAGGCTGTTTCCATCGTTTTAATGATGGTTCAGATATGTGTACGGTACTGAAAGAAGTGTGTCCACAACATATCATATGTAGAAATGGAACTGTCAGCACACAAGTATCTCATCACCAGAAACAAG caccatattggataaaaataaattaa
- the LOC123674539 gene encoding uncharacterized protein LOC123674539, with the protein MRIFLSIFLVYICSASELKCPTCFRDVGRECKFIQEISCSEQTVKAISAFCPGFDDRAMWGLPFICLDVYDQNTDYIHRFQGCFHRFNDHLDMCSVLKQACPHDFTCKNGTINSQGTHNQKQGRDERDVDLFELTNNERSIMENHLKTRKWHPYNTDSGKPTPSQSRSYDTRNDNTTRTYYNVSSGASTITSTTTTSPWQNIANFIHNFSHSNVTINNYN; encoded by the exons ATGCGAATATTCTTATCAATATTTCTAGTGTACATTTGTTCAGCCTCTG AACTAAAATGCCCAACGTGCTTCAGGGATGTAGGTAGAGAATGTAAGTTTATCCAAGAAATTTCCTGTTCTGAACAGACCGTGAAAGCAATTTCAGCCTTCTGTCCAGGTTTTGATGATAGAGCTATGTGGGGCTTACCTTTTATATGCTTGGATGTATATGATCAAA ACACGGATTATATTCACAGATTTCAAGGCTGTTTTCATCGTTTCAATGATCATTTGGATATGTGCTCTGTACTGAAACAAGCTTGCCCACACGATTTCACGTGTAAAAATGGAACTATCAACTCACAAGGAACACATAACCAGAAACAAG GTCGAGATGAAAGAGATGTGGATTTGTTCGAACTGACAAATAATGAAAGATCAATTATGGAAAATCATCTCAAAACACGTAAATGGCATCCATATAATACAGACTCCGGTAAGCCAACTCCAAGCCAAAGTAGATCGTATGATACTAGGAATGATAATACTACTAGAACATATTATAATGTGTCATCTGGAGCCTCAACCATCACAAGTACTACTACTACTTCTCCCTGGCAAAATATCGCCAATTTCATCCATAACTTTTCACACTCCAATGTTACCATTAATAACTACAATTGA
- the LOC123674540 gene encoding uncharacterized protein LOC123674540, protein MVAIKIFLSVALVYVCSAAELKCQTCMFAGDPDCEVTKEISCSEETVQAISDFCPFFNDRAMAGLPFTCLRVYYNPDSHTLRRYEGCFRQFNDDTDMCTVLKQWCPDHIICKNGTVIPQVSHHQKQASSWIKME, encoded by the exons ATGGTGGCCATCAAAATATTTCTATCAGTTGCTTTAGTGTATGTTTGTTCAGCAGCTG AACTAAAATGCCAAACATGCATGTTCGCTGGAGATCCCGACTGTGAGGTTACTAAAGAAATTTCCTGTTCTGAGGAGACCGTGCAAGCAATTTCAGACTTCTGTCCATTTTTTAATGATAGAGCTATGGCGGGACTACCTTTCACATGCTTGAGAGTATACTATAATCCAG aCTCACACACTCTTCGTAGATATGAAGGCTGCTTCCGTCAATTCAATGATGATACAGATATGTGTACTGTGCTGAAACAATGGTGTCCAGATCATATAATATGTAAAAATGGAACTGTCATACCACAAGTATCCCATCACCAGAAACAAG CATCATCATGGATAAAAATGGAATAA